The following proteins are co-located in the Planococcus plakortidis genome:
- a CDS encoding glutamate-1-semialdehyde 2,1-aminomutase, with protein sequence MDHSISEQLHQEALEHIVGGVNSPSRSYKAVGGGSPIAMDYGKGAYFYDVDGNKYIDYLAAYGPIITGHGHPHIAKAIAHAAETGVLFGTPTKHEVTFAKMLKQAMPAMDKVRFVNSGTEAVMTTIRVARAYTGRTKIMKFAGCYHGHSDLVLVAAGSGPATLGTPDSAGVPKSIAEEVITIPFNDPAAFKEAIERWGDEIACILVEPIVGNFGIVEPEEGFLEDIHALAKEKGALIVYDEVITAFRFHYGGAQNLLGLEPDLTALGKIIGGGLPIGAYGGKREIMETVAPLGPAYQAGTMAGNPASIQAGIACLEVLQEEGVYERMEQLGERLEAGILAAAEKHGVTITINRLKGALTIYFTDQKVKNYEQAEATDGETFGRFFKLMLEQGINLAPSKYEAWFLTTEHTEEDIDTSIRAVEHAFAQL encoded by the coding sequence CAGCCCTTCCCGCTCTTATAAAGCGGTAGGGGGCGGCTCGCCTATCGCAATGGATTATGGGAAAGGTGCCTATTTTTACGATGTGGACGGCAATAAATACATCGATTATTTGGCGGCTTACGGCCCGATCATCACAGGACACGGCCACCCGCATATCGCTAAAGCCATTGCGCATGCTGCGGAAACCGGCGTGTTATTCGGCACCCCGACGAAGCATGAAGTGACATTCGCCAAAATGCTGAAACAAGCAATGCCTGCGATGGATAAAGTGCGTTTCGTCAATAGCGGCACGGAAGCTGTCATGACAACCATCCGCGTGGCACGCGCCTATACAGGACGGACGAAAATCATGAAATTCGCCGGATGCTACCACGGCCATTCCGATCTGGTGCTCGTTGCTGCCGGCTCCGGCCCTGCTACACTCGGCACTCCTGATTCTGCAGGCGTCCCAAAATCGATCGCTGAAGAAGTGATCACGATTCCGTTTAACGATCCAGCAGCATTCAAAGAAGCGATAGAGCGCTGGGGAGACGAAATTGCCTGCATCCTCGTCGAGCCGATTGTCGGAAACTTCGGCATTGTTGAACCGGAAGAAGGGTTTCTAGAAGACATCCATGCGCTAGCGAAAGAGAAAGGTGCTTTGATTGTCTATGATGAAGTCATCACCGCTTTCCGTTTCCATTACGGCGGGGCGCAGAATTTGCTCGGCCTTGAACCGGATTTGACGGCGCTCGGAAAAATCATCGGCGGCGGCCTGCCGATCGGCGCATACGGCGGCAAGCGCGAAATCATGGAAACGGTCGCCCCGCTCGGACCCGCATATCAAGCAGGGACGATGGCCGGCAACCCTGCTTCAATCCAAGCTGGCATCGCTTGCCTGGAAGTACTGCAGGAAGAAGGCGTTTACGAACGCATGGAGCAACTGGGCGAACGCCTGGAAGCAGGGATTTTGGCTGCTGCAGAAAAACATGGCGTCACGATCACCATCAATCGTTTAAAAGGTGCTTTGACGATTTATTTCACCGATCAAAAAGTGAAAAACTACGAACAAGCTGAAGCAACGGATGGCGAAACTTTCGGGCGTTTCTTCAAATTGATGCTAGAACAAGGCATCAACCTGGCACCTTCCAAATACGAAGCCTGGTTTTTGACCACTGAACATACAGAAGAAGATATCGATACGTCGATCCGGGCAGTCGAGCATGCATTTGCCCAATTATAA